In the genome of Girardinichthys multiradiatus isolate DD_20200921_A chromosome 7, DD_fGirMul_XY1, whole genome shotgun sequence, one region contains:
- the eaf2 gene encoding ELL-associated factor 2: protein MNGSAYSSFDNQEHVLKLGETFEKHPKSAYHTVRYDFKPASIDTACEGELEVGKGEQVTITLPNLEGSNAPVTVFKGSKRPYMKECILIVNHDTGEYRLEKLNSNIAVKKTRAEGSSKIHSRLEQQTSRLSQPIKGNGSSTNKTSASSKSSPPKLKTSPASPMDDIERELMAEARVMDQLSSSDSSSNSNSSSSSSSDDSSSSSDSEDEHNAGPPPGPTNQSMPLINTSSTVTSLHQESGGGLIMNTLKNDLQLSESDSESD from the exons ATGAATGGGAGCGCTTACTCCAGCTTTGACAACCAGGAACATGTTCTGAAACTAGGAGAGACGTTTGAGAAACACCCTAAAAGTGCCTACCATACTGTCCGAT ATGACTTCAAACCAGCATCCATTGACACAGCATGCGAAGGGGAGCTTGAAGTTGGCAAAGGAGAGCAAGTCACTATAACTTTACCCAATTTAGAG GGTTCAAATGCTCCAGTTACGGTGTTCAAGGGGTCCAAGAGGCCTTACATGAAGGAGTGCATCCTTATCGTGAACCATGACACAGGAGAGTACAGGCTGGAGAAACTCAACAGCAATATAGCTGTCAAGAAAACAAG GGCTGAAGGCAGCAGTAAAATTCACTCTCGCCTGGAACAACAAACAAGTCGCCTGAGCCAGCCGATTAAAGGAAACGGCAGCAGCACTAATAAGACCTCAGCCAGCTCCAAGAGCTCTCCTCCAAAGCTAAAGACTTCTCCCGCATCTCCAATGGATGACATTGAAAGAG AACTGATGGCGGAGGCACGAGTCATGGACCAGCTGAGCAGCAGTGACAGCTCTTCAAACTCGAACAGCTCGTCTTCTTCGAGCAGCGACGATAGTTCCAGTAGCAGCGATTCAGAAGATGAACATAATGCTGGCCCGCCTCCTGGCCCTACCAACCAGAGCATGCCTTTGATAAACACCAGCAGCACTGTAACAAGTCTCCACCAAGAGAGTGGAGGAGGCCTCATTATGAACACGCTCA AGAATGACCTCCAGCTGAGTGAATCAGACAGTGAAAGTGACTGa